Proteins encoded together in one Luteimonas fraxinea window:
- a CDS encoding ankyrin repeat domain-containing protein encodes MTQDHASDPAASALSRAASAGDAAEIRRLIADGANPNAKDTQGSPLLQAAILRGDRRAFQALLDAGADTTTGAANGNTAVHLAAMQDDASYLKTLLAGGASADTPNTKNGETPLFNALEARNDENIRLLLDAGARADATDAFGATLLHKAARINATGWVVRFLEAGADPTARDRVGVTFQPSFFRAREAVLSADAKRDRETVREWLVARQIPVEDKH; translated from the coding sequence ATGACCCAGGACCACGCCTCCGATCCCGCCGCCTCCGCGCTGTCGCGCGCCGCGAGTGCGGGTGATGCCGCAGAGATCCGGCGCCTGATCGCCGATGGCGCCAATCCCAACGCCAAGGACACCCAGGGCTCACCGCTGTTACAGGCCGCGATCCTGCGCGGCGATCGCCGCGCATTCCAGGCGCTGCTCGATGCCGGCGCGGACACGACCACCGGCGCGGCCAATGGCAACACCGCTGTGCATCTGGCGGCCATGCAGGATGACGCCAGCTATCTGAAGACGTTGCTGGCCGGCGGTGCGTCCGCCGATACGCCGAACACCAAGAATGGCGAGACGCCGCTGTTCAACGCACTCGAAGCGCGCAACGACGAGAACATCCGCTTGCTGCTCGACGCCGGCGCGCGTGCCGATGCGACCGACGCGTTCGGCGCGACCCTGCTGCACAAGGCCGCACGCATCAACGCGACCGGCTGGGTGGTGCGCTTCCTCGAAGCCGGCGCCGATCCGACCGCCCGCGACCGCGTCGGTGTGACCTTCCAGCCCTCATTCTTCCGCGCGCGCGAAGCGGTGCTGTCGGCCGACGCCAAGCGCGACCGCGAGACCGTGCGCGAATGGCTGGTCGCACGGCAGATTCCGGTCGAAGACAAGCACTGA
- a CDS encoding Mbeg1-like protein — protein sequence MSLSPVSGNNTPVDPFRDFALDPAIQASSALQPRTPANVDTSAGFPRGDGSFADSVRGTAPQPEQDLQFALMANDSYTLTGPDGVTGTAAEADLQAAGWNRLEPSADGTHLVDAQGNQIPISPDALHDAQTGFDAAIYQNADGQYVVAYRGTDSWGLGAGGDSRANGGQGLGMETAQYSQAMELANIAVDTFGTGNVAITGHSLGGGLASAAMLATDVPGVTFNSSGLSNNTLTGLGFNPNAARGEIADSGQIRRYVVDGDPLTLAQQDIPMIPVLSMSPPNAVGTELRVAPPEGMGRFDMLGLHGGGGNNPSYVEALRQNEAQAPVDRSGTNLGLALGTLENIGEHNLNQLGSLANGIGGLYSDGRSTVTEAVSGITDAVQNDYGNGRYVGGTFSIAGDVVDGVVGLGGDAISNTLGTAGDVVENITNLGGSVLRDLGDRTGFDAPFDAVASGVEWTGRAVDTVADTVGDGAQWGLDKVGDGAEWVIDRAGDGAQWVGDRVVDGVTWTGNRIADGARAVGDAASWTGDRLSDGARWAGENLNPVNWFR from the coding sequence ATGAGCCTGTCCCCGGTATCCGGCAACAACACGCCCGTCGATCCGTTCCGCGATTTCGCGCTCGATCCTGCGATCCAGGCGTCGTCTGCGCTGCAACCGCGCACGCCCGCGAACGTCGATACCAGCGCCGGTTTCCCGCGTGGCGACGGCAGTTTCGCCGATTCGGTCCGCGGCACCGCGCCGCAGCCCGAGCAGGATCTGCAATTTGCCTTGATGGCGAACGACAGCTACACGCTGACCGGCCCCGATGGCGTCACCGGCACCGCGGCCGAAGCCGATCTGCAGGCCGCCGGCTGGAACCGTCTCGAGCCCAGCGCCGACGGTACACATCTGGTCGATGCGCAGGGCAACCAGATTCCGATCTCGCCGGACGCGTTGCACGACGCGCAGACCGGCTTCGATGCGGCGATCTACCAGAACGCCGACGGCCAGTACGTCGTCGCCTATCGCGGCACCGACAGCTGGGGCCTGGGCGCCGGTGGCGATTCGCGCGCGAATGGCGGCCAGGGTCTCGGCATGGAGACCGCGCAGTATTCGCAGGCGATGGAGCTGGCGAATATCGCGGTCGATACCTTCGGCACCGGCAACGTCGCGATCACCGGGCACTCGCTGGGCGGCGGGCTCGCCTCGGCCGCGATGCTGGCCACCGACGTGCCGGGCGTGACTTTCAATTCCTCGGGCCTGAGCAACAACACGCTGACCGGCCTGGGCTTCAATCCGAATGCCGCGCGCGGCGAGATCGCCGACAGCGGCCAGATCCGCCGCTACGTCGTCGACGGCGACCCGCTGACGCTCGCGCAGCAGGACATCCCGATGATTCCGGTGCTGAGCATGTCGCCGCCGAATGCGGTCGGCACCGAGCTGCGCGTCGCGCCGCCTGAGGGCATGGGCCGCTTCGACATGCTCGGTCTGCACGGCGGCGGTGGTAACAATCCGTCCTACGTCGAAGCTTTGCGCCAGAACGAGGCGCAGGCACCGGTCGATCGTTCGGGCACCAATCTGGGTCTGGCGCTCGGCACGCTCGAGAACATCGGTGAGCACAACCTCAACCAGCTCGGCTCGCTGGCCAACGGCATCGGCGGTCTGTATTCCGATGGCCGCTCCACGGTGACCGAGGCCGTCAGCGGCATCACCGATGCTGTGCAGAACGACTACGGCAATGGCCGTTATGTCGGCGGCACCTTCAGCATTGCCGGTGACGTGGTCGATGGCGTCGTGGGCCTCGGTGGCGATGCGATCTCCAACACCTTGGGCACTGCGGGTGACGTGGTCGAGAACATCACCAATCTCGGCGGCAGCGTGCTGCGCGACCTCGGCGACCGCACCGGCTTCGATGCACCGTTCGATGCCGTCGCCAGTGGCGTCGAATGGACCGGCCGCGCGGTCGACACCGTGGCCGACACCGTCGGCGATGGCGCGCAGTGGGGTCTGGACAAGGTCGGTGACGGCGCGGAATGGGTCATCGATCGCGCTGGTGATGGCGCCCAGTGGGTCGGCGACCGCGTGGTCGACGGCGTGACCTGGACTGGCAACCGCATCGCCGACGGCGCACGTGCGGTCGGCGATGCCGCCAGCTGGACTGGCGACCGTCTGTCCGATGGCGCGCGCTGGGCCGGCGAAAATCTCAACCCGGTCAACTGGTTCCGTTGA